In a single window of the Oncorhynchus masou masou isolate Uvic2021 unplaced genomic scaffold, UVic_Omas_1.1 unplaced_scaffold_2759, whole genome shotgun sequence genome:
- the LOC135533871 gene encoding protein CDKN2AIP homolog A-like, giving the protein MAEGRSGEDIVSEYLDQNPHLVEWVESLRGGHETNKQWHARREFFLRNMETFPTVQPGFPSPSLDRLLSLSICWANHIFLGCRYPQPVMDRIKEMAEGVVVNDAPVRKTRDEILGKGKRAAGGDDDSCAKRTKPGNLFKQGPPPQAPAEHQPFFNRLYKAVAWKLVSAGGFGPNLDHFEILRACTESSKESLSCVFVPLKDIPDLPAARSQKEGQVCELRCQTVYLGTGYGRDEAAARAMASKEALKAFQGRKVTVKICRRRFNGRDVEDLVLLDDQPRNPGFPPAISYPFQPEQQGDGPS; this is encoded by the exons ATggcggaggggaggagtggagaggacatTGTTTCAGAGTACCTGGACCAGAACCCTCACCTGGTCGAGTGGGTGGAGTCACTCCGAGGAGGGCATGAGACCAACAAGCAGTGGCATGCCAGGCGAGAGTTTTTCCTGAGGAACATGGAGACGTTCCCCACTGTCCAGCCGGGCTTCCCCAGCCCCAGTCTGGACAGGCTGCTCTCACTGTCCATATGCTGGGCCAACCACATCTTCTTGGGCTGCAG ATACCCTCAACCTGTCATGGACAGGATCAAGGAAATGGCAGAGGGAGTGGTTGTCAATGATGCTCCAGTTCGAAAGACCAGAGATGAAATCTTGGGGAAAGGAAAGAGGGCTGCAG GGGGCGACGACGACAGCTGCGCCAAGCGGACCAAGCCTGGGAACCTCTTCAAGCAAGGCCCACCCCCGCAGGCACCTGCCGAGCACCAGCCCTTCTTCAACCGCCTCTACAAGGCTGTGGCGTGGAAGCTGGTGTCGGCAGGGGGCTTCGGCCCCAACCTGGACCACTTTGAGATCCTGCGTGCCTGCACTGAGTCGTCCAAAGAGAGCCTGAGCTGCGTCTTTGTGCCCCTGAAGGACATCCCCGACCTGCCTGCGGCGCGCTCCCAGAAGGAGGGCCAGGTGTGCGAGCTGCGCTGCCAGACAGTCTATCTGGGCACGGGCTACGGGCGTGACGAGGCAGCTGCCAGGGCCATGGCATCCAAGGAGGCCCTCAAGGCCTTCCAGGGGCGCAAGGTGACGGTGAAGATCTGCCGGCGGCGGTTCAATGGTAGGGATGTAGAGGATCTCGTGCTGCTGGATGATCAGCCCAGGAACCCGGGCTTCCCTCCCGCTATCAGCTACCCCTTCCAGCCAGAGCAGCAGGGAGACGGGCCGTCGTAG